In the genome of Myroides phaeus, one region contains:
- a CDS encoding TonB-dependent receptor plug domain-containing protein has product MKRKLIIALGLYSVFSVGARAQVNDTIASPDQKLEEIVISGQYNPQSINKAVNNVTILNRQRIENLGAVTLADALNQVMNISILPNGGTGRSSVKMFGLDAQYFTILIDNVPMISDEGFGNNTDLTQINLDDVAQIEIVEGAMGVDYGANAVTGIINIITKKNSIHDWNVKTFVQEETVGKEYNLKNKGKHIQGITIGHNINDNVYASISYTHNDFKGWYNDREGQNYYGDVDKRGHDWLPKNQNNVKGLLNYHKGKYRVFYKFEYFDERMKNYSHLYEFNEDPIFETIDPTAKDKITNTKRWSNVLNTSGTMGDLMFFDLSFSYQKQERNIDTYRYRIKYDEKFDRESFKNESKEVWFSRGTFSDFIKWEKAKFQVGYEILNNKGYSSMTELLGEKPKKKTLGSYDFYASSEITVTPKFMVRPGYRLMTSNVFESQHAFSLVMKYVFNKDYELRATVGTSPRLPNYEELYTYFVDVNHDLQGNPNLSPEKGKTLFVNLKKEYNLSDDFNATTSLTGRYLTVQDKIDLIEIVSPDGLRFEYDNVDRFRNIGFTILNQLSYKQFDFGLGFTMSGTAQEIFNAPQDVDKFLYTPEVTANISYRLPKTGSVFSVYYKYNGEEYKYKKESDIFGEYYIKGKQESYSMLDLTARQPFLDKKLMLTVGIRNLFDVKYLKSTTSAGTAHDGGVTTIPLGYGTSVFMKLQYDLGF; this is encoded by the coding sequence ATGAAGCGTAAGTTAATAATTGCACTTGGACTTTATTCAGTTTTTAGTGTAGGGGCAAGAGCACAAGTAAATGATACTATTGCTTCACCAGATCAAAAATTAGAAGAAATTGTTATTTCAGGTCAATATAATCCACAATCAATAAATAAAGCTGTTAATAATGTTACTATTTTAAATAGGCAAAGAATTGAAAATTTAGGAGCTGTAACTTTAGCTGATGCTTTAAATCAGGTAATGAATATCTCTATATTGCCTAACGGAGGTACAGGACGTTCATCTGTGAAAATGTTTGGATTAGACGCACAATATTTTACAATATTAATTGATAATGTGCCTATGATTAGTGATGAAGGATTTGGAAATAATACAGATTTGACTCAGATAAACCTGGATGATGTTGCGCAAATTGAAATTGTAGAAGGTGCAATGGGGGTTGATTATGGAGCGAATGCTGTTACAGGAATCATCAATATTATAACTAAGAAAAATAGTATTCATGATTGGAATGTAAAAACTTTTGTTCAAGAGGAAACAGTTGGAAAGGAATATAATCTCAAGAATAAAGGTAAACATATCCAAGGTATTACTATAGGACATAATATTAATGATAATGTATATGCAAGTATAAGTTATACTCATAATGATTTTAAAGGTTGGTATAACGATAGAGAAGGACAAAATTATTATGGAGATGTTGATAAAAGAGGACATGATTGGTTACCTAAAAATCAGAATAATGTTAAAGGATTATTGAATTATCATAAGGGTAAATATCGAGTTTTTTATAAGTTTGAATATTTCGATGAGCGTATGAAAAATTATTCTCATTTATATGAATTCAATGAAGATCCCATTTTTGAAACTATTGATCCAACAGCTAAAGATAAAATTACAAATACTAAACGTTGGTCTAACGTATTAAATACTTCTGGAACAATGGGAGATTTAATGTTTTTTGACCTTTCTTTTTCTTATCAAAAACAAGAAAGGAACATAGATACTTATCGTTACCGTATTAAGTATGACGAAAAGTTTGATAGAGAGTCTTTTAAAAATGAAAGTAAGGAAGTTTGGTTTTCAAGAGGAACTTTTAGTGATTTTATTAAATGGGAAAAAGCAAAGTTTCAAGTAGGTTATGAAATTTTAAATAATAAAGGGTATTCAAGTATGACTGAGTTATTAGGAGAGAAACCTAAAAAGAAAACTTTGGGAAGTTATGATTTTTATGCCTCTTCTGAAATTACAGTTACTCCTAAATTTATGGTGAGACCTGGATATCGTTTAATGACCTCTAATGTTTTTGAAAGTCAACATGCTTTTAGTTTAGTAATGAAGTATGTGTTTAATAAGGATTATGAATTACGTGCAACTGTAGGTACTTCTCCAAGATTACCTAATTATGAAGAACTTTATACTTACTTTGTAGATGTTAATCACGACTTACAAGGTAATCCCAACCTTAGTCCTGAGAAAGGAAAAACTCTTTTTGTAAATCTAAAGAAAGAGTATAATCTTTCTGACGATTTTAATGCTACAACGAGTTTAACTGGTCGATATCTTACTGTTCAAGATAAAATAGATTTGATTGAGATTGTTAGTCCAGATGGATTGAGATTTGAGTATGATAATGTTGATCGTTTTAGAAATATTGGTTTTACTATTTTGAATCAATTAAGTTATAAGCAGTTTGACTTTGGACTTGGTTTTACTATGTCAGGTACTGCTCAAGAAATATTTAATGCTCCTCAAGATGTAGATAAGTTTTTATATACACCTGAAGTTACTGCTAATATTAGTTATAGATTACCTAAAACAGGATCTGTTTTCTCGGTTTATTATAAGTATAATGGCGAGGAGTATAAGTATAAAAAGGAGAGTGATATTTTTGGAGAATATTATATTAAGGGAAAACAAGAGAGTTATTCAATGCTTGATTTAACCGCAAGACAACCTTTTTTAGATAAAAAGTTAATGTTAACTGTAGGGATAAGGAATTTATTTGATGTAAAATATTTGAAATCAACAACAAGTGCAGGAACAGCTCATGATGGTGGAGTTACGACAATTCCTTTAGGATACGGAACGAGTGTTTTTATGAAATTACAATATGATTTAGGTTTTTAG
- the ctlX gene encoding citrulline utilization hydrolase CtlX has protein sequence MSQTTNNILMIRPVAFRMNEQTAVNNYYQKVLDNLTPATVNAKAQIEFDAFVEKLRAVGVNVIVVEDTVDPDTPDSIFPNNWISFHESGEIVLYPMFAENRRGERREDILDALEEQGFVINDVWDYTSAEEDDLFLEGTGSLLLDRVNEKTYCALSPRADEGLVIEFCEDFEMDPVIFEAFQNVNGERKHIYHTNVMMCLAETFAVICLDCIDDKQEKKIVLNNLKTSGKEVIAITEDQVNNFAGNMLQVKGANDKKYLVMSTQAFNSLTPVQVKSIEKHCEILHSPLDTIEACGGGSARCMMAEVFLPQN, from the coding sequence ATGAGTCAAACTACAAATAATATATTAATGATTCGCCCAGTTGCTTTTAGAATGAATGAGCAAACTGCTGTGAATAATTATTATCAAAAAGTTTTAGATAATCTAACACCTGCAACAGTTAACGCAAAAGCTCAAATTGAGTTTGATGCGTTTGTTGAAAAACTTAGAGCTGTAGGTGTGAATGTTATTGTTGTTGAGGATACAGTTGATCCTGATACTCCTGATAGTATTTTTCCTAATAATTGGATTTCATTTCATGAATCTGGAGAGATAGTTTTATACCCTATGTTTGCTGAAAATAGAAGAGGGGAACGCAGAGAAGATATTCTTGATGCATTAGAAGAACAGGGCTTTGTTATAAATGATGTATGGGATTATACATCAGCTGAGGAAGATGATTTGTTTTTAGAAGGAACAGGCAGTTTGTTACTTGATCGTGTAAATGAAAAAACATATTGTGCATTATCTCCTCGTGCAGATGAAGGTTTAGTAATAGAGTTTTGCGAAGACTTTGAAATGGACCCTGTGATTTTTGAAGCATTTCAAAATGTAAATGGTGAGAGAAAACATATCTATCATACAAATGTTATGATGTGTTTAGCTGAAACATTTGCTGTTATTTGCTTGGACTGTATTGATGATAAACAAGAGAAAAAGATTGTTTTAAATAATTTAAAAACGTCAGGTAAAGAAGTAATAGCAATTACTGAAGATCAAGTGAATAACTTTGCGGGTAATATGTTACAAGTTAAAGGAGCTAATGACAAGAAATATTTAGTAATGTCTACTCAAGCTTTTAATAGTTTAACACCAGTACAAGTTAAAAGTATAGAAAAACATTGTGAAATTTTACATAGTCCTTTAGATACAATTGAAGCTTGTGGAGGAGGAAGTGCTCGCTGTATGATGGCAGAAGTTTTTTTACCACAGAATTAA
- a CDS encoding citrate synthase translates to MSKTAYIEVDGQRHEFPVLVGTEDEVAIDILKLRALTGAITYDPGYKNSGSCKSAITFLDGEKGILRYRGYSIEDLAGKSNFLEVAYLIIFGELPTKEQIEKFENDIRRHSLVNEEMKNIIDGFPKTAHPMGVLASLTSALTAFNPKVVNAECEKDLYDAVCKTMSKFLVIATWTHRKAKGYPLNYYDNTKSYVDNFLRLMFALPTQPYEIDPVIKNAIDKLFILHADHEQNCSTSTVRIVGSSHAGLFASVSAGVSALWGPLHGGANQAVLEMLEAIQNDGGDVDKYIAKAKDKDDAFRLMGFGHRVYKNFDPRARIIKKAADEVLSKLGVDDPVLEIAKKLEEAALKDPYFVERHLYPNVDFYSGIIYRALGIPTEMFTVMFAIGRLPGWIAQWKEMRINKEPIGRPRQLYVGEALRSFVPIDERK, encoded by the coding sequence ATGTCTAAAACAGCTTATATAGAAGTTGATGGTCAAAGACACGAGTTTCCAGTGTTAGTTGGTACAGAAGATGAAGTAGCAATTGATATCCTTAAATTACGTGCATTAACAGGGGCTATCACTTATGATCCAGGTTATAAGAATTCTGGGTCTTGTAAAAGTGCAATTACTTTTCTTGATGGTGAAAAAGGAATTTTAAGGTATAGAGGATACTCGATTGAAGATTTAGCTGGTAAATCAAACTTTTTAGAAGTAGCATATTTAATTATCTTTGGTGAATTACCTACTAAAGAGCAAATCGAGAAATTTGAAAATGATATTAGAAGACATTCTTTAGTTAATGAAGAAATGAAAAATATCATTGACGGATTTCCTAAAACTGCACACCCTATGGGGGTTTTAGCTTCTTTGACAAGTGCTTTAACTGCTTTTAATCCAAAGGTTGTAAATGCTGAATGTGAGAAAGATTTATATGATGCAGTATGTAAAACTATGAGTAAGTTTTTGGTTATTGCAACATGGACTCATAGAAAAGCTAAAGGTTATCCTTTAAATTATTATGATAATACTAAAAGTTATGTAGATAACTTTTTACGTTTGATGTTTGCTTTACCAACTCAACCGTACGAAATTGATCCTGTAATTAAAAATGCAATAGATAAATTATTTATTTTGCATGCTGATCATGAGCAAAACTGTTCTACGTCTACAGTAAGAATAGTAGGATCTTCTCACGCAGGTCTTTTTGCTTCTGTTTCTGCTGGAGTTTCTGCTTTATGGGGACCATTACACGGTGGTGCTAACCAAGCAGTTCTTGAAATGTTAGAAGCTATTCAAAATGATGGTGGTGATGTGGATAAATATATTGCAAAAGCTAAAGATAAAGATGATGCTTTTAGATTAATGGGATTCGGACATAGAGTTTATAAAAACTTTGATCCAAGAGCTCGTATTATTAAGAAGGCAGCAGATGAAGTTCTTAGTAAGTTAGGTGTTGATGATCCAGTTTTAGAGATTGCTAAAAAATTAGAAGAAGCTGCATTAAAAGATCCTTATTTCGTAGAAAGACACTTATATCCTAATGTTGATTTCTATTCAGGAATTATTTATAGAGCATTAGGTATTCCAACTGAAATGTTTACTGTAATGTTCGCTATTGGACGTTTACCTGGTTGGATTGCTCAATGGAAAGAAATGAGAATTAATAAAGAACCAATTGGAAGACCTCGTCAATTATATGTAGGGGAAGCTTTAAGAAGTTTTGTTCCAATTGATGAAAGAAAATAA
- the rplQ gene encoding 50S ribosomal protein L17 → MRHGKKINHLGRKAGHRNSMLANMACSLIEHKRINTTVAKAKALKQFIEPLVTKSKTDDTHNRRVVFSYLRSKEAVTELFREVAQKVGDRPGGYTRIIKLGNRLGDNADMAMIELVDFNEIYNVAKKDAKKSNTRRGKKKATEAPATEANTNE, encoded by the coding sequence ATGAGACACGGAAAGAAAATAAATCATTTAGGTAGAAAAGCTGGACATAGAAATTCTATGTTGGCTAATATGGCTTGTTCTTTAATTGAGCACAAGCGTATCAATACTACTGTTGCTAAAGCTAAAGCTTTAAAACAGTTTATTGAACCATTAGTAACTAAATCTAAAACTGACGATACTCATAACCGTCGCGTTGTTTTCTCTTATTTAAGAAGCAAAGAGGCTGTTACTGAACTTTTTAGAGAGGTTGCTCAAAAAGTTGGAGATCGTCCAGGAGGATATACTCGTATCATTAAGTTAGGTAACCGTTTAGGTGATAACGCTGATATGGCAATGATCGAATTAGTAGATTTCAATGAAATCTATAATGTTGCTAAGAAAGATGCTAAAAAATCTAACACTCGTAGAGGTAAGAAAAAAGCAACTGAAGCTCCTGCAACTGAAGCAAATACTAATGAATAG
- the carA gene encoding glutamine-hydrolyzing carbamoyl-phosphate synthase small subunit: MEYIERKKALLVLKDGTVFYGKSIGIEGTAFGEICFNTGMTGYQEIFTDPSYFGQIMLATTAHIGNYGVNNNEVDSDSIKIAGLVCKNFSFNHSRVDSDSDLFTYLKEANLVAISDVDTRALTAHIRDNGAMNAIISTDGKSVSELKELLSNVPSMDGLELSSKVSTKEAYTFGDSSATFKVAAVDFGIKTNILRCFEERDCFVKVFPYDVSFAELEDFGADGYFLSNGPGDPKALASLGVLDTVNKVIDSGKPVFGICLGHQLIGLSQGVSTFKMFSGHRGVNHPIMNRKTGRGEITSQNHGFAIEKSALDRHPKLELTHVHLNDGTVAGMKMVDRDVFSVQYHPESSPGPHDSRYLFDEFVQSMTKKKGA; this comes from the coding sequence ATGGAATATATAGAAAGAAAAAAGGCTCTTTTAGTTTTAAAAGATGGAACTGTTTTTTATGGTAAATCAATTGGTATAGAAGGTACTGCATTTGGTGAAATCTGCTTTAATACGGGTATGACGGGATATCAAGAGATATTCACTGATCCATCTTATTTTGGTCAAATTATGTTAGCTACTACTGCGCATATTGGAAATTATGGAGTTAATAATAATGAAGTTGATTCGGATAGTATTAAGATAGCAGGTTTAGTTTGTAAGAATTTTAGTTTTAATCATTCACGTGTAGATTCTGATTCTGATTTGTTTACTTACTTAAAGGAGGCAAACTTGGTAGCTATTTCTGATGTCGATACTCGTGCTTTAACTGCTCATATCCGTGATAATGGTGCAATGAATGCAATTATATCTACTGATGGTAAGTCTGTTTCTGAATTGAAGGAATTACTAAGTAATGTTCCTTCAATGGATGGTTTAGAACTTTCATCAAAGGTGTCTACAAAAGAGGCTTATACTTTTGGAGATAGTTCTGCTACTTTTAAGGTTGCAGCAGTGGATTTTGGTATTAAAACTAATATTTTACGTTGCTTTGAAGAGCGTGATTGTTTTGTAAAGGTATTCCCTTATGATGTTTCTTTTGCTGAGTTAGAAGATTTTGGAGCTGATGGTTATTTCTTATCTAATGGACCTGGTGATCCTAAAGCTCTTGCATCACTTGGTGTTTTAGATACAGTGAATAAGGTTATAGATTCAGGTAAACCAGTTTTTGGAATTTGTTTAGGACATCAATTGATAGGTCTCTCACAAGGTGTTTCTACATTTAAGATGTTTAGTGGACATAGAGGTGTTAATCATCCTATTATGAATAGAAAAACAGGTAGAGGAGAGATTACTTCTCAGAATCATGGTTTTGCTATTGAAAAGTCTGCATTAGATAGACATCCGAAATTAGAATTAACACATGTGCATTTAAATGATGGTACAGTAGCTGGTATGAAAATGGTAGACAGAGATGTCTTTTCAGTACAGTATCACCCTGAATCAAGTCCTGGTCCACATGATTCAAGATATTTATTTGATGAGTTCGTACAGAGTATGACAAAAAAGAAAGGAGCTTAA
- the eno gene encoding phosphopyruvate hydratase, producing the protein MSTIVSVHARQILDSRGNPTVEVDVITENGFLGRAAVPSGASTGEHEAVELRDGGKAFMGKGVLKAVDNVNSIIAEHVVGVSVFEQNTIDQLMIELDGTSNKGNLGANAILGVSLAVARAAAAELNIPLYRYVGGVSANTLPVPMMNIINGGSHSDAPIAFQEFMIMPVKAITFTHAMQMGTEIFHHLKKVLHERGLSTAVGDEGGFAPTLKGTEDALDSIKKAVENAGYRFGDEIMIALDCAASEFYVDGKYDYTKFEGDLGKVRTSKEQADYLAELAAKYPIISIEDGMQEDDWEGWKYLTERIGDKVQLVGDDLFVTNVERLSKGIEGSIANSILIKVNQIGTLTETIAAVNMAKNAGYTSVMSHRSGETEDSTIADLAVALNCGQIKTGSASRSDRMAKYNQLLRIEEELGDVAYYPQSNAFKVK; encoded by the coding sequence ATGAGTACAATTGTAAGTGTGCATGCACGTCAAATCTTAGATTCAAGAGGTAATCCTACTGTTGAAGTTGATGTAATTACTGAGAATGGTTTTTTAGGTAGAGCTGCTGTTCCTTCTGGAGCATCTACTGGTGAACACGAAGCTGTGGAGTTACGTGATGGTGGAAAAGCATTTATGGGTAAAGGAGTTTTGAAAGCAGTTGATAATGTTAATAGTATTATTGCTGAACATGTAGTTGGTGTTAGTGTTTTTGAACAAAATACTATTGATCAACTAATGATTGAACTTGATGGAACTTCAAATAAAGGTAATTTAGGAGCAAATGCGATTTTAGGTGTTTCTCTTGCAGTTGCCAGAGCAGCAGCAGCAGAATTGAATATACCATTGTATCGTTATGTAGGTGGTGTTTCTGCTAATACTTTACCAGTACCTATGATGAATATTATTAATGGAGGTTCTCATTCAGACGCACCGATAGCATTTCAAGAGTTTATGATCATGCCTGTTAAAGCTATCACATTCACACATGCTATGCAAATGGGGACAGAAATTTTTCATCATTTGAAGAAGGTTCTTCACGAAAGAGGATTGAGTACAGCTGTTGGTGATGAAGGTGGTTTTGCTCCAACTTTGAAAGGAACTGAAGATGCATTAGACTCTATCAAAAAAGCGGTTGAAAATGCAGGATATAGATTTGGTGATGAAATTATGATTGCATTAGACTGTGCAGCGTCCGAATTTTATGTTGATGGGAAGTATGATTATACTAAGTTCGAAGGTGATTTAGGTAAAGTACGTACTTCTAAAGAACAAGCTGATTATCTTGCTGAATTAGCAGCAAAATATCCTATTATTTCAATTGAAGATGGAATGCAAGAAGATGATTGGGAAGGATGGAAGTATTTAACTGAAAGAATTGGAGATAAAGTTCAATTAGTTGGAGATGATTTGTTTGTAACAAATGTAGAGCGTTTATCAAAAGGAATTGAAGGTAGTATTGCAAATTCAATTTTAATTAAAGTTAATCAAATAGGTACATTAACAGAAACTATCGCTGCTGTTAATATGGCTAAAAATGCTGGTTATACATCAGTGATGTCTCATCGTTCTGGTGAAACAGAAGATAGCACTATTGCCGATTTAGCTGTGGCTTTAAATTGTGGACAAATTAAAACTGGTTCTGCTTCTCGTTCTGATCGTATGGCTAAATATAACCAATTGCTTAGAATTGAAGAGGAGTTAGGAGATGTTGCTTACTATCCTCAAAGCAATGCTTTTAAAGTGAAGTAA
- a CDS encoding HmuY family protein yields the protein MKNFIKISILLLITCFFASCEKDSKNGNNESRDFIVAFAEQSISYLDIKSTKNISLIFSDVAVESGSVEIRVKAINAEYGVDFETLPAVSDEVLIIPFVKGDRGAEFTFKNIEFPWRRQDMTIQFQIERINYKGANSFIQGYDVMAISFDAALGGILSPAIGGPSQPFQVYVDLGGKATYPIKRDSWDLAFYSGKEDVVKINGAVYMAAGKLAFNDIDKVNEGHVSEMKKQVQIGTFDAANTAYIDHTSGSLDFTAINKVSDNDVENNVYLLNLGFLPGTGNVAPGSVNITGDERGWMKIRILKRNDGYLLQYANLSDLTHKEVVISKKEAFNFQFFSLKDLKVVNVEPSKKKWDLNFTVFTNTVDQNGTPKGSYGFSDFIVINRYAGVKAYKVDIPKGDKKFYKQFAKQDIVESNLSSDLTTIGGSWRDVANAKVLNRDVFYVIRDSKGNFYKMRMLGFMNEKGERGYPKFEYSLLY from the coding sequence ATGAAGAATTTTATTAAAATAAGTATATTATTATTGATAACGTGTTTTTTTGCTTCTTGCGAAAAGGATTCAAAAAATGGTAATAATGAAAGCAGAGATTTTATTGTAGCGTTTGCAGAACAGTCTATTTCGTATTTAGATATAAAGAGTACAAAAAATATTTCATTAATATTTTCTGATGTTGCTGTTGAAAGTGGAAGTGTAGAGATTCGAGTGAAAGCAATTAATGCTGAATATGGAGTTGATTTCGAAACTTTACCTGCTGTTTCAGATGAAGTTTTAATTATACCTTTTGTAAAAGGCGATAGAGGAGCTGAATTCACGTTTAAGAATATTGAATTTCCATGGAGACGTCAAGATATGACCATCCAATTTCAAATAGAAAGAATTAATTATAAGGGGGCTAATTCATTTATTCAAGGATACGATGTAATGGCTATTAGTTTTGATGCTGCATTAGGAGGGATTTTGAGTCCTGCTATTGGTGGACCAAGTCAGCCATTTCAAGTATATGTGGACTTAGGAGGTAAAGCTACTTATCCAATTAAACGTGATTCTTGGGACTTAGCTTTTTATTCTGGTAAAGAGGATGTGGTTAAGATAAATGGAGCTGTTTATATGGCAGCTGGTAAGTTAGCTTTTAATGATATTGATAAAGTGAATGAAGGTCATGTTAGTGAAATGAAAAAACAGGTTCAAATAGGAACTTTTGATGCTGCAAATACTGCTTATATTGATCATACTTCGGGTAGTTTAGATTTTACTGCAATAAACAAAGTAAGTGATAATGATGTAGAGAATAACGTTTATCTCTTAAATTTAGGATTTCTTCCTGGTACTGGAAATGTAGCACCTGGCTCTGTTAATATTACTGGTGATGAAAGAGGTTGGATGAAAATTCGTATTTTGAAAAGAAACGATGGTTATTTATTGCAGTATGCAAATTTGAGTGACCTAACGCATAAGGAAGTAGTTATTTCTAAAAAAGAAGCTTTTAATTTTCAATTTTTTAGTTTAAAAGACCTAAAGGTTGTAAATGTTGAGCCTTCTAAAAAGAAGTGGGATTTAAACTTTACTGTTTTTACAAATACAGTAGATCAAAATGGTACTCCAAAAGGGTCTTATGGTTTTTCGGATTTCATAGTTATTAATCGTTATGCAGGAGTTAAAGCATATAAAGTTGATATTCCTAAAGGTGATAAGAAATTTTATAAACAGTTTGCTAAACAAGATATTGTCGAAAGTAATTTATCTTCAGATTTAACCACTATTGGTGGTAGTTGGAGAGATGTTGCAAATGCTAAGGTTTTAAATAGAGATGTTTTTTATGTTATAAGGGATTCGAAAGGAAACTTTTATAAAATGAGGATGCTTGGTTTTATGAATGAGAAAGGGGAACGTGGTTATCCTAAGTTTGAATATAGCTTATTATATTAG
- a CDS encoding DNA-directed RNA polymerase subunit alpha, producing the protein MAIFNFQKPDKVIMIDSTDFKGKFEFRPLEPGYGLTIGNALRRVLLSSLEGYAITSVRIEGVDHEFSTIAGVVEDVTEIILNLKQVRFKRQIEDVDNETVSISFSGKEQLTAGDFQKFISSFQVLNPELVICNLDSNVTINMDLTIEKGRGYVPAEENRKPNAPIGTIFTDSIYTPVKNVKYAIENYRVEQKTDYEKLVFDIITDGSIHPKDALTEAAKTLIHHFMLFSDERITLEADEIAQTESYDEESLHMRQLLKTKLVDLDLSVRALNCLKAAEVDTLGDLVSFNKNDLMKFRNFGKKSLSELEELVAVKGLNFGMDLSKYKLDKE; encoded by the coding sequence TTAAGGGTAAATTCGAATTTAGACCTTTAGAACCGGGATATGGATTGACTATAGGTAATGCATTAAGAAGAGTTCTTCTTTCTTCACTTGAAGGATATGCTATTACTTCAGTTCGTATCGAGGGTGTGGATCATGAGTTTTCTACTATCGCTGGTGTAGTTGAGGATGTTACTGAAATCATTCTTAACTTAAAACAAGTTCGTTTTAAACGTCAAATAGAAGATGTAGATAATGAAACTGTAAGTATTTCTTTCTCAGGAAAAGAACAGTTAACTGCAGGAGACTTCCAGAAATTTATTTCAAGTTTCCAAGTTCTGAACCCAGAATTAGTTATCTGTAACTTGGATAGTAATGTAACTATTAATATGGATCTTACTATTGAGAAGGGAAGAGGTTATGTACCAGCTGAAGAGAATAGAAAACCTAATGCACCTATTGGTACTATCTTTACTGACTCAATTTATACTCCAGTTAAGAACGTTAAGTATGCTATAGAAAACTATCGTGTTGAACAAAAAACTGACTATGAAAAGTTAGTTTTTGATATCATTACAGATGGTTCTATTCATCCAAAAGATGCGTTAACAGAAGCTGCAAAAACTTTAATCCACCACTTTATGTTATTCTCTGATGAGAGAATTACTTTGGAGGCTGATGAGATTGCACAAACTGAATCGTATGACGAGGAATCTCTTCATATGAGACAGCTTCTTAAAACTAAATTGGTAGATCTTGATCTTTCAGTTAGAGCATTGAATTGTTTGAAAGCGGCTGAAGTAGATACATTAGGAGACTTAGTTTCATTTAACAAAAATGACTTAATGAAGTTTAGAAATTTCGGTAAGAAATCTCTTTCTGAATTAGAAGAGTTAGTAGCTGTTAAAGGACTTAATTTCGGTATGGATCTATCAAAATACAAATTAGATAAAGAATAA
- a CDS encoding dimethylarginine dimethylaminohydrolase family protein, giving the protein MLKLHVTNETARLRAVVLGTANSIGPTPTIEEAYDPKSLEHIKAGTYPVEADMVTEMDAFNNVFKKYDVQVFRPEIIEDYNQIFTRDIGFVIEDKFIKANILPDRDRELEAIHYVLDKINDNDIISAPDEVHFEGGDVMLWDDHIFIGSYKRPDYKDYITARTNEAGVNFIKELFPNKIVKSFDLVKSKVEPRDNALHLDCCFQPVGKDKAIIYKGGFYDEKEYQYLVDLFGYDNLFHIEREEMYHMFSNVFSIAPDVVVSERNFKRLNDWLRNHNFIVEEIPYAEIAKQEGLLRCSTLPLIRD; this is encoded by the coding sequence ATGTTAAAACTACATGTAACCAATGAAACTGCTCGTTTGCGGGCTGTGGTCCTTGGTACTGCTAACAGTATCGGACCCACACCTACGATTGAAGAAGCGTATGATCCAAAATCATTAGAACATATTAAAGCAGGGACTTATCCTGTAGAAGCTGATATGGTAACTGAAATGGATGCTTTTAATAATGTATTTAAGAAATATGATGTTCAGGTTTTTAGACCTGAGATAATTGAGGATTACAATCAAATTTTTACTCGCGATATTGGTTTTGTTATTGAAGATAAATTCATTAAGGCTAATATACTTCCTGATAGAGATCGTGAGCTCGAAGCTATACATTACGTTTTAGATAAAATTAATGATAATGATATTATATCCGCACCAGACGAAGTTCATTTCGAGGGTGGTGATGTAATGTTATGGGATGATCATATTTTTATCGGTTCTTATAAACGTCCAGATTATAAAGATTATATTACTGCAAGGACTAATGAAGCTGGTGTAAACTTTATAAAAGAACTATTTCCTAATAAAATTGTGAAGAGCTTTGACTTGGTTAAGTCTAAAGTTGAACCAAGAGATAATGCTTTACATTTAGATTGTTGTTTTCAACCAGTTGGAAAAGATAAAGCTATAATATATAAAGGTGGCTTTTATGATGAAAAGGAATATCAATATTTAGTTGATCTTTTTGGTTATGATAATTTGTTTCATATCGAAAGAGAAGAAATGTATCATATGTTTTCTAATGTATTTTCGATAGCTCCAGATGTTGTTGTTTCTGAAAGAAACTTTAAACGTTTAAATGATTGGTTAAGAAATCATAATTTTATTGTAGAAGAAATTCCTTATGCAGAAATTGCTAAGCAAGAGGGATTATTAAGATGTTCTACTTTACCTTTGATACGTGATTAA